The following are encoded in a window of Lichenicola cladoniae genomic DNA:
- a CDS encoding efflux RND transporter periplasmic adaptor subunit gives MTRKLLYLLLLCIAVAAAIVGWRTWHRPNAAVGGHGGAEAPQIVSAITVEQSTWQSRIKAFGQVRAVQGADLSSEVPGIVDRIDFQSGTEVPAGTVLLRLRADDDDARLATLQATADLWAANVARDQKQFDAQAISRATLDQDNANLHSYRAQVAAQQALMLEKVVRAPFAGRLGIRMVDLGQYLVAGTPVVTLQALDPIYVDFNVPQQQVGRIAAGQPVQVTVDSYPGRIFAASVLAVDSRIDPSSRMASVRASLRNPDHALLPGMFAITGLADGGPRQVVAVPTTAVSYNPYGNFVYVLTPKDKTSGIMTATSRVITTGETQGDRVVVLTGLKPGETVVTAGQVKLRSGASVRVDNTVQPANQLNPNPPEE, from the coding sequence ATGACCAGGAAACTCCTGTATCTGCTGCTGCTCTGCATCGCGGTGGCGGCGGCGATCGTCGGCTGGCGCACCTGGCATCGCCCGAATGCCGCGGTCGGCGGCCATGGCGGGGCGGAAGCGCCTCAAATCGTGTCCGCGATCACCGTGGAGCAATCCACATGGCAAAGCCGGATCAAGGCGTTCGGCCAGGTGAGGGCGGTGCAGGGCGCCGACCTCTCCTCCGAGGTGCCGGGCATCGTCGACCGGATCGATTTCCAGTCGGGCACCGAGGTCCCCGCCGGCACCGTGCTGCTGCGTCTCCGCGCTGACGACGACGATGCGAGACTCGCCACGCTGCAGGCTACCGCCGACCTTTGGGCCGCCAACGTTGCCCGCGACCAGAAGCAGTTCGACGCCCAGGCGATCAGTCGCGCCACGCTCGACCAGGACAATGCCAACCTCCACAGCTATCGCGCCCAGGTGGCGGCGCAGCAGGCGCTGATGCTGGAGAAGGTGGTGCGTGCGCCGTTCGCCGGCCGTCTCGGCATACGCATGGTCGATCTCGGCCAGTATCTGGTCGCCGGCACCCCGGTCGTCACGCTGCAGGCACTCGACCCGATCTATGTCGACTTCAACGTGCCGCAGCAGCAGGTCGGGCGCATCGCGGCGGGCCAGCCGGTGCAGGTGACGGTGGACAGCTATCCCGGCCGGATCTTCGCCGCCAGCGTGCTCGCGGTGGATAGTCGCATCGATCCGTCGAGCCGCATGGCCTCGGTGCGCGCCAGCCTGCGTAACCCCGATCATGCCTTGCTACCTGGCATGTTCGCGATCACCGGCCTTGCCGACGGCGGACCGCGCCAGGTGGTTGCGGTGCCGACAACTGCGGTCAGCTACAACCCATACGGCAATTTCGTCTACGTGCTGACGCCTAAGGACAAGACGTCTGGAATCATGACCGCGACGTCCCGCGTCATTACCACCGGGGAAACCCAGGGCGACCGGGTGGTGGTGCTGACCGGCCTGAAGCCGGGCGAGACCGTGGTGACTGCCGGCCAGGTCAAGCTGCGCAGCGGTGCGTCAGTGCGTGTGGACAACACCGTGCAGCCGGCGAACCAGCTCAATCCAAATCCGCCGGAAGAGTGA
- a CDS encoding efflux RND transporter permease subunit: MRLTDLFIHRVVLSCVVSILVLVFGLRAEQSLPVEQFPHTVSGTIEIQTADYGADPATIAGFVTTPLENKISQAQGIDYMTSSSTTSQSDITVYLKLDYDPARALAEIQSYVTAATAQFPAGVQASSISLSSSGQDVLDLFVSSVELNAGMVSDYTRRIVEPRLQAVAGVQKVRVGGAPRVVMRVWLDADKLAAVGMSPADVQTALGNNNFVSGVGSTLGSMTFVNLDINSGLHTEAQFRDLVLRQNKGHIIRLSDVAKVEFGHDPDGFEVVSNGAQGVFIQIKPSPTANTLDLTSELKKVVDEMRLQAPPALKMEIVYNAGDFIRTSIHEVVTTLIEALVIVSLVVFAFLGSPRSVLVPVVTIPLSLIGTFGMMALMGFSINLLTLLALVLATGLVVDDAIIVVENVNRHLAAGMSPVQSASAAARELLQPILAMTVVLIAVYLPLGLQGGLTGALFTQFAFTLAGSVTMSALLALTLSPMMCSRLLKPRSLPGQTPGLSERMEHATELALDRVQRGYSAALRVSLAVQPLVLAFGLAVLISIFFLYKGSKAELSPAEDLGLLIASGQGAPNATLDALTLYDSQLQRIYTSVPEAKGYWHLVEPPSMQGGIVLKDWGQRKRSVFTIGNEVQAALRKVAGVEMAVFEPPYLPGADGMPIGFVLQSSGDFQQLGAISDAFLGKVRASGLFAYAEEDLKIDQPQSTIVVDREKLSSLGLTMSDVGNSLNALLGGNFAGFFSNDQRSYKVEPLVARRFRLNSEQVLDYPVATVGGVSVPLRSVAHIVNSVVPESIAHFQQLNATTISALPMPGVTQADAYAYLQNLSAQMLPTGYATDTVGPLRQFVQETGGFATTFALAVVITYLALAALFESFRDPLIILVSVPMSIAGALLFVWLGVGGASLNLFTEVGLVTLMGLISKHGILIVEVAKEQQMLGLSRRAAIERACALRLRPILMTTAAMVLGVMPLVFATGAGAASRFVMGLVIASGLSIGTLFTLFVLPAVYMLLASDRRAPSHARSTELHVQKV; this comes from the coding sequence ATGCGCCTCACCGACCTGTTCATCCACCGCGTCGTCCTGTCCTGTGTCGTCTCGATCCTGGTGCTGGTGTTCGGCCTCCGTGCCGAGCAATCGCTGCCGGTCGAGCAGTTCCCGCACACCGTCAGCGGCACGATCGAAATCCAGACCGCCGACTACGGTGCCGATCCCGCAACGATCGCCGGATTCGTGACCACGCCTCTGGAAAACAAGATCAGCCAGGCGCAGGGCATCGACTACATGACGTCGAGCTCGACCACGAGCCAGTCCGACATCACGGTCTACCTCAAGCTCGATTACGATCCGGCCCGCGCGCTTGCAGAAATACAATCGTATGTGACGGCTGCCACCGCGCAGTTCCCGGCCGGCGTGCAAGCCTCGTCGATCAGCCTGAGCTCGTCCGGCCAGGATGTGCTGGACCTGTTCGTCAGCAGCGTGGAGCTGAACGCCGGTATGGTCAGCGACTATACGCGCCGCATCGTCGAGCCGCGGCTGCAGGCGGTTGCCGGTGTGCAGAAGGTCAGGGTCGGTGGCGCACCGCGCGTGGTGATGCGCGTGTGGCTGGATGCCGACAAACTCGCCGCCGTGGGAATGAGCCCGGCCGACGTCCAGACCGCACTCGGCAACAACAACTTCGTATCTGGCGTCGGTTCGACGCTTGGCTCGATGACGTTCGTGAACCTGGACATCAATTCCGGGCTCCACACCGAAGCTCAGTTCCGTGATCTCGTGCTACGCCAGAACAAGGGCCACATCATCCGGCTGAGCGATGTCGCGAAGGTCGAGTTCGGCCATGATCCGGACGGGTTCGAGGTCGTCAGCAACGGCGCGCAAGGTGTGTTCATCCAGATCAAGCCCTCGCCAACGGCCAACACCCTCGACCTGACAAGCGAACTCAAGAAGGTCGTGGACGAGATGAGGTTGCAGGCCCCGCCCGCCCTCAAGATGGAGATCGTCTACAACGCAGGCGATTTCATCCGCACCTCGATCCACGAGGTGGTCACCACGCTGATCGAGGCGCTGGTCATCGTGTCGCTGGTGGTGTTCGCGTTCCTGGGTTCGCCACGCTCGGTGCTGGTGCCGGTGGTGACCATCCCGTTGTCCCTGATCGGTACGTTCGGAATGATGGCGCTGATGGGATTTTCCATCAACCTGCTGACGTTGCTGGCACTGGTCCTGGCGACCGGGCTGGTCGTCGACGATGCCATCATCGTCGTCGAGAACGTCAATCGGCATCTCGCCGCCGGCATGAGCCCGGTGCAGTCCGCCTCCGCTGCGGCGCGCGAGTTGCTGCAGCCGATCCTGGCGATGACGGTGGTACTAATCGCCGTCTATCTGCCGCTCGGGTTGCAGGGCGGCCTGACCGGCGCCTTGTTCACGCAGTTCGCGTTCACCCTTGCCGGCTCCGTCACCATGTCCGCGCTGCTGGCGCTGACACTCTCGCCGATGATGTGTTCGCGTCTGCTGAAACCACGCAGTCTGCCCGGCCAGACACCCGGACTGTCCGAGCGGATGGAACATGCGACCGAGCTGGCACTCGACCGGGTGCAGCGTGGCTACAGCGCGGCGCTGCGTGTCAGCCTCGCTGTGCAGCCGCTGGTGCTGGCATTCGGACTTGCCGTGCTGATCAGCATCTTTTTCCTCTATAAGGGCTCGAAAGCCGAGCTCTCACCTGCCGAGGATCTGGGCCTGCTGATCGCAAGCGGGCAGGGTGCTCCCAATGCGACGCTCGACGCGCTGACGCTCTATGACAGCCAGCTGCAGAGGATCTACACGTCGGTACCCGAGGCTAAAGGTTACTGGCACCTGGTAGAGCCGCCTTCCATGCAGGGCGGCATCGTCCTCAAGGACTGGGGCCAGCGGAAGCGCAGCGTCTTCACGATCGGCAATGAAGTCCAGGCTGCGTTGCGCAAGGTTGCCGGCGTCGAGATGGCAGTGTTCGAGCCGCCCTATCTTCCGGGCGCGGACGGCATGCCGATCGGTTTCGTGCTGCAGAGCTCGGGCGACTTCCAGCAGCTCGGCGCAATCTCGGATGCCTTCCTGGGGAAAGTGCGCGCAAGCGGCCTGTTCGCCTATGCCGAGGAGGACCTCAAGATCGACCAGCCGCAATCGACCATCGTCGTCGATCGCGAGAAACTCTCCAGTCTGGGCCTGACGATGAGCGATGTCGGCAACTCACTCAACGCGCTGCTCGGCGGCAATTTCGCCGGGTTCTTTTCCAACGACCAGCGCTCCTACAAGGTCGAGCCCCTGGTCGCGCGCCGGTTCCGGCTCAACTCCGAGCAGGTCCTCGACTATCCGGTCGCCACGGTGGGCGGCGTATCGGTGCCGCTCCGTTCCGTCGCGCATATCGTCAACAGCGTCGTTCCGGAATCCATCGCGCATTTCCAGCAGCTCAATGCCACCACCATCAGCGCCCTGCCGATGCCGGGTGTCACCCAGGCCGACGCCTACGCCTACCTCCAGAACCTGAGTGCCCAGATGCTGCCGACCGGCTACGCGACCGATACCGTCGGACCGCTGCGCCAGTTCGTGCAGGAAACCGGCGGCTTCGCGACCACCTTCGCGCTGGCGGTGGTGATCACCTATCTGGCACTGGCCGCCCTGTTCGAAAGTTTCCGTGATCCGCTGATCATCCTGGTCTCGGTGCCGATGTCGATCGCCGGGGCCCTGCTGTTCGTCTGGCTCGGCGTCGGCGGCGCCAGCCTCAACCTGTTCACCGAAGTTGGTCTCGTTACGTTGATGGGGCTGATCAGCAAGCATGGCATCCTGATCGTCGAGGTTGCCAAGGAGCAGCAGATGCTCGGCCTGTCCCGCCGCGCGGCGATCGAGCGCGCCTGCGCCCTGCGGCTGCGCCCGATCCTGATGACCACTGCGGCAATGGTGCTCGGCGTGATGCCACTGGTGTTCGCCACCGGCGCGGGCGCCGCATCCCGCTTCGTGATGGGCTTGGTGATTGCGTCGGGCTTGTCGATCGGCACGCTGTTCACCCTGTTCGTGCTGCCTGCGGTGTATATGTTGCTGGCATCAGACCGACGCGCGCCCAGCCATGCACGGTCAACGGAACTTCACGTGCAGAAAGTTTGA